Proteins encoded together in one Chryseobacterium sp. G0201 window:
- the pheS gene encoding phenylalanine--tRNA ligase subunit alpha, with protein MIEKIEELLVEVNGFNATSREEIENFRIKYNGKKGVLNDFFEKFKEVPNDQKKEFGQKINTLKQAVAVKLEDLKTSSESSIILEKEDLTRPAFPLDLGSRHPINLVKNRIIEIFKSIGFAVADGPEIEDDWHNFTALNLPEYHPARDMQDTFFIEQNPDLLLRTHTSSVQIRYMEENQPPIRILSPGRVFRNEAISSRSHCIFHQIEGLYIDENVSFADMKQTIQFFTTELFGKSKIRMRPSYFPFTEPSAEIDVYWGLNSEIDYRITKGTGWLEIMGCGMVDPAVLKNVNIDSEKYSGYAFGMGIERITMLLYQMSDIRMFFENDIRTLEQFKTL; from the coding sequence ATGATAGAAAAGATAGAAGAACTACTTGTTGAAGTAAACGGCTTTAATGCTACATCTAGAGAGGAGATAGAGAACTTCCGAATTAAGTACAATGGTAAAAAAGGTGTTCTGAATGATTTTTTTGAAAAATTTAAAGAAGTACCGAACGATCAGAAGAAAGAATTTGGGCAGAAGATCAATACTCTAAAGCAGGCTGTTGCTGTAAAATTGGAAGATTTGAAAACGTCGTCTGAATCTTCTATTATCTTAGAAAAAGAAGATCTTACAAGACCTGCTTTTCCATTGGATTTGGGTTCAAGACACCCGATTAATTTGGTAAAAAACAGAATTATTGAGATTTTTAAATCTATCGGTTTTGCTGTTGCAGACGGACCAGAAATTGAAGACGACTGGCACAACTTTACAGCCCTGAATCTTCCTGAATATCATCCGGCAAGAGACATGCAGGATACTTTCTTTATTGAGCAAAACCCAGATCTTTTATTGAGAACACATACTTCTTCTGTACAAATTCGTTATATGGAAGAAAATCAGCCGCCGATCAGAATTTTATCTCCGGGAAGAGTATTCAGAAATGAAGCGATCTCTTCTCGTTCGCACTGTATTTTCCACCAGATCGAAGGATTGTATATTGACGAGAACGTAAGTTTTGCAGATATGAAACAAACGATCCAATTCTTTACAACTGAACTTTTTGGTAAGTCGAAGATCAGAATGAGACCTTCTTATTTCCCTTTCACCGAGCCGAGTGCTGAGATCGATGTATATTGGGGATTAAACTCTGAAATTGATTACAGAATTACAAAAGGAACAGGTTGGTTAGAAATTATGGGTTGCGGAATGGTAGATCCTGCCGTTCTTAAAAATGTAAATATAGATTCAGAAAAATATTCAGGTTACGCATTCGGAATGGGGATTGAAAGAATTACAATGCTTCTTTACCAAATGAGCGATATCAGAATGTTCTTCGAAAATGATATCCGAACGTTAGAACAATTTAAAACTTTATAA
- the asnB gene encoding asparagine synthase B, translated as MCGIVCLFDAKQKTEILRPQVLEMSKKIRHRGPDWSGVFQNEKVVFSHERLAIVDPTSGRQPLFTKDGNVVLAVNGEIYNHRELKAEFPDYEFQTQSDCEVILALYRKYGKNFIEKLNGIFAFALYDIENDVYLIARDHMGICPLYQGWDKNGNYYVASELKALEGVCKTIETFLPGHFVFSPDGTELQQWYKRDWESFDHVKDNETDISKIRKGLEDAVHRQLMSDVPYGVLLSGGLDSSVISAITAKFARQRVESGDTQEAWYPRLHSFAVGLVGSPDLIAAKKAAEHIGSVHHEVNFTVQEGLDAIRDVIYHLETYDVTTIRASTPMYLLARVIKSMGIKMVLSGEGSDELFGGYLYFHKAPNAKEFHDETVRKLGKLHLYDCLRANKALMSWGIEGRVPFLDKEFMDIAMAVNPKDKMINVAEGKIEKWVLRKAFEDLLPESIAWRQKEQFSDGVGYSWIDTLKEVAEKEVSDEMMTNAKFRFPLNTPQNKEEYRYRTIFEEHFPSETSAATVPSVPSVACSTPIALEWDEAFKKMNDPSGRSIKVHETSYE; from the coding sequence ATGTGTGGAATCGTATGTTTGTTTGATGCAAAACAAAAAACTGAAATATTAAGACCTCAAGTTTTAGAAATGTCAAAAAAAATCCGTCACAGAGGTCCGGATTGGAGTGGCGTATTTCAAAATGAAAAAGTAGTTTTCTCTCACGAAAGACTTGCTATTGTAGATCCTACTTCAGGAAGGCAACCTTTATTTACAAAAGACGGAAACGTTGTTTTAGCGGTAAACGGAGAGATTTATAACCATAGAGAATTAAAGGCAGAATTTCCTGATTATGAATTTCAAACGCAGTCGGATTGCGAAGTTATTTTAGCTCTTTATAGAAAATACGGAAAAAATTTCATTGAAAAACTAAATGGAATTTTCGCTTTTGCGCTTTATGACATAGAAAATGATGTTTATCTGATCGCCCGTGATCATATGGGAATCTGTCCATTATATCAAGGTTGGGACAAAAACGGAAACTATTATGTAGCTTCTGAACTAAAAGCTTTGGAAGGAGTTTGCAAAACTATTGAAACATTTTTACCCGGACATTTTGTTTTCAGCCCGGATGGGACTGAGCTTCAACAATGGTACAAAAGAGACTGGGAAAGTTTTGACCATGTAAAAGATAACGAAACGGATATTTCAAAAATTAGAAAAGGACTTGAAGATGCCGTTCACAGACAATTAATGAGCGATGTTCCTTACGGAGTACTTCTTTCAGGAGGTTTGGATTCATCGGTTATTTCTGCAATCACTGCAAAATTTGCGAGACAAAGAGTTGAAAGTGGCGATACTCAGGAGGCTTGGTACCCTAGATTACACAGTTTTGCTGTTGGTTTGGTAGGCTCGCCCGATCTTATTGCGGCAAAAAAAGCGGCAGAACATATCGGATCTGTTCATCACGAAGTTAATTTCACCGTTCAGGAAGGTCTGGACGCGATCCGTGATGTCATTTATCACTTAGAAACTTATGATGTGACGACCATCAGAGCTTCTACGCCGATGTATCTTTTAGCAAGAGTCATTAAATCGATGGGGATAAAAATGGTACTTTCCGGTGAAGGTTCAGATGAATTATTCGGTGGATATTTGTATTTCCACAAAGCTCCGAACGCAAAAGAATTTCATGATGAAACGGTAAGAAAATTAGGAAAACTTCACCTTTACGATTGCCTTAGAGCCAACAAAGCATTGATGAGTTGGGGAATTGAAGGCCGTGTACCTTTCTTAGACAAAGAATTCATGGATATTGCCATGGCCGTTAATCCGAAAGATAAAATGATCAACGTTGCAGAAGGAAAAATTGAAAAATGGGTTTTAAGAAAAGCCTTTGAAGATCTGCTTCCAGAATCTATTGCATGGAGACAAAAAGAACAGTTCTCGGACGGCGTTGGTTATTCATGGATCGACACGTTGAAAGAAGTTGCCGAAAAAGAAGTTTCTGACGAAATGATGACGAATGCGAAATTCAGATTCCCGCTAAACACTCCTCAAAATAAAGAAGAATACCGTTATAGAACAATTTTTGAAGAACATTTCCCTAGTGAAACTTCGGCAGCTACAGTACCGTCTGTACCGTCTGTTGCCTGCTCCACCCCGATTGCCTTAGAATGGGATGAAGCTTTCAAAAAAATGAACGATCCGAGCGGAAGATCTATAAAAGTGCATGAAACTTCATATGAATAA
- a CDS encoding DUF3108 domain-containing protein, with product MKKIFIILTLFVFCLGSAQIDNIANGESLTLRIHYGFLNAGTANLTTKTTTYQAVPHLYVKGTGSTTGAVKAFFKVEDLYESFINTQTGLPSFYVRNVKEGGYTQHFETVFNHDNNTLILTDKKTPANGSKVLKSVKGVQDMLSCFYYLRSKSPAELKVGTVINMNVWIDDEMFPFQLKVTGTENLKTKFGTINCLKIIPSVKSGRVFKEKEGVTMWVSNDANHVPMLLKAELAVGSLKASIDDYKNVKYPLKFTK from the coding sequence ATGAAGAAAATATTTATTATTTTAACTTTATTCGTTTTCTGTTTGGGCAGCGCTCAGATAGATAATATTGCAAACGGCGAATCTTTAACCTTGAGAATTCATTATGGTTTTCTTAATGCCGGAACTGCCAACTTGACAACCAAAACGACTACCTATCAAGCAGTTCCGCATCTTTATGTAAAAGGAACAGGATCTACAACGGGCGCTGTAAAAGCATTTTTCAAAGTAGAAGATTTGTATGAAAGTTTTATCAATACACAAACCGGGCTTCCTAGTTTTTATGTAAGAAATGTAAAAGAAGGTGGATATACCCAGCATTTTGAGACGGTTTTTAACCATGATAACAATACGTTGATCCTAACAGATAAAAAAACTCCGGCTAACGGTTCTAAGGTTCTAAAATCAGTAAAAGGAGTTCAGGATATGCTTTCTTGTTTCTATTATTTAAGAAGTAAAAGCCCGGCTGAGCTAAAAGTAGGAACAGTGATCAACATGAATGTGTGGATTGATGATGAAATGTTTCCTTTTCAATTAAAAGTAACCGGAACAGAAAATTTAAAGACAAAATTCGGAACGATCAATTGTTTAAAAATCATTCCGTCTGTAAAAAGTGGAAGAGTTTTTAAAGAAAAAGAAGGCGTGACGATGTGGGTTTCCAATGATGCGAATCATGTTCCGATGTTATTGAAAGCAGAATTGGCTGTAGGTTCTTTAAAGGCCAGTATTGATGATTATAAGAATGTGAAATATCCCTTGAAATTCACAAAATAA
- a CDS encoding YceI family protein, with translation MRKKLFSLAIPALFNAFLVVSCNKDKPLTSESDEVATTKDGNQYTLDTLNSKVEWKGYKVFKSESTSHFGTIKFESGDVTVKDGKLESGKFVADMNSLTSVDLKDDADQLGKLNGHLKSGDFFEVEKFPTASYEITKVTPAAEGDYNTLLDGNLTVKGITKPTQFKANVSVKDGVVSVATEPKDIKREDFGVKFQAPAENGVIKDEVTLQINVKALEKK, from the coding sequence ATGAGAAAAAAACTGTTTTCGTTAGCTATTCCTGCTCTTTTTAATGCGTTTTTAGTGGTTTCTTGTAATAAAGACAAACCTCTTACAAGCGAAAGTGATGAAGTTGCAACAACTAAAGACGGTAACCAATATACATTGGATACTTTAAACAGTAAAGTGGAGTGGAAAGGATATAAAGTTTTTAAATCTGAAAGTACAAGCCATTTCGGAACCATTAAGTTTGAAAGCGGTGATGTTACCGTAAAAGACGGAAAACTTGAAAGCGGAAAATTCGTTGCTGATATGAATTCTTTAACATCAGTTGATCTAAAAGACGATGCTGATCAGTTAGGAAAATTAAATGGTCATTTGAAAAGCGGAGATTTTTTCGAAGTAGAAAAATTCCCGACAGCTTCTTATGAAATTACAAAAGTTACTCCGGCTGCGGAAGGTGATTACAACACATTGCTAGACGGTAATTTAACAGTAAAAGGAATTACAAAACCAACTCAGTTTAAAGCCAATGTTTCCGTAAAAGATGGAGTAGTGAGCGTTGCAACTGAGCCTAAGGATATTAAAAGAGAAGATTTTGGCGTGAAATTCCAGGCTCCTGCTGAAAACGGAGTCATCAAGGATGAGGTAACTCTTCAGATCAACGTTAAAGCTTTAGAAAAAAAATAA
- a CDS encoding RsmB/NOP family class I SAM-dependent RNA methyltransferase, whose product MELIHRNLAIGIHDALQETFFEKNKYADKVIERLLKAHRKWGSQDRAVVSEIFYNIIRWKKRLEYYMGEGVKPDNIYKLIIAYLLWSKTNYKRFEEFEGIKIADITTKLKKGTVPTKAIEYSIPEWLVETLERELGPIWEKEMKALNERAPTVLRANALKTTPRELISDLESDNIVSYTVKNYPDAVQLEEKKNVFLTTAFKDGLFEVQDATSQKIGYFLDVKEGQRVVDACAGAGGKTLHLAALMGNKGQIIALDIYEWKLAELKRRAKRAGAHNIETRMIADNKVIKRLHEKADRLLIDAPCSGLGVLKRNPDSKWKIDQDFIDRIKKEQQQILQDYSKILKKGGKMVYATCSILPSENNLQVEEFLKNNPDFKMVKDEKVMPSEGYDGFYMALIERLA is encoded by the coding sequence ATGGAACTTATTCACAGAAACTTAGCGATCGGAATTCACGATGCTTTACAAGAAACATTTTTCGAGAAAAATAAATACGCCGATAAAGTAATCGAAAGACTTTTAAAAGCTCACAGAAAATGGGGAAGCCAGGACAGAGCCGTTGTTTCTGAGATTTTCTATAATATCATCCGTTGGAAAAAACGTCTGGAATATTATATGGGAGAAGGCGTAAAACCTGATAATATTTACAAACTAATTATCGCATATTTACTTTGGAGCAAAACAAATTATAAAAGATTTGAAGAATTTGAAGGAATAAAAATCGCCGATATCACCACAAAACTTAAAAAAGGAACTGTTCCTACCAAAGCAATAGAATATTCTATTCCTGAATGGTTGGTGGAAACCTTAGAAAGAGAATTAGGTCCAATTTGGGAAAAAGAAATGAAAGCTCTGAACGAGCGCGCTCCTACCGTTTTAAGAGCAAATGCTTTAAAAACTACACCAAGAGAGCTTATTTCTGATCTTGAATCTGATAATATTGTTTCTTATACCGTAAAAAATTATCCTGATGCAGTACAGCTGGAAGAGAAAAAGAATGTTTTTCTTACAACTGCATTTAAAGACGGATTATTTGAAGTTCAGGATGCTACTTCACAAAAAATCGGATATTTCCTTGATGTAAAAGAAGGTCAGAGAGTTGTGGACGCCTGTGCAGGTGCAGGCGGAAAAACACTTCATCTAGCTGCTTTGATGGGTAATAAAGGGCAAATCATCGCTTTAGATATCTATGAATGGAAATTAGCTGAGCTAAAACGTCGCGCAAAAAGAGCCGGAGCTCACAACATTGAAACCCGTATGATTGCTGACAATAAAGTAATCAAACGTCTTCATGAGAAAGCTGACAGATTATTGATCGATGCACCATGTTCAGGTCTGGGAGTTTTGAAAAGAAACCCTGACAGTAAGTGGAAAATCGACCAAGATTTCATCGATAGAATTAAAAAAGAGCAACAGCAAATTCTTCAGGATTACTCTAAAATCCTTAAAAAAGGTGGAAAGATGGTTTACGCAACATGTTCTATTCTACCTTCTGAGAACAACTTGCAGGTTGAAGAATTCCTGAAAAACAATCCGGATTTCAAAATGGTTAAAGATGAAAAAGTAATGCCTAGCGAAGGCTACGACGGATTCTACATGGCTTTGATCGAGAGACTTGCTTAA
- a CDS encoding MFS transporter, whose product MSEVSSPKTSIKKILPLILATAIFMQMLDSTILNTSLPSIAKDLQESPLNMQNAIISYVLTLAVFMPASGFLADRFGTKKVFIFSLILFSLGSFFCAISQNLTQLVISRVIQGVGGSLMTPVGKLALIKTFDKNELLKAMNFAIIPALIGPVLGPLVGGYLVDYFSWHWIFLINIPFGLIGIILGIKYMPNYKSESPDFDLKGFLIFAAASLLLSISLELFGDIQNTTPVLVVFILGFLFLYYYYRHAKRGGNPIFPLNLFQVRTFRVGVVGNLATRLGISSVPLLLPLMIQIAYKQSAVTSGWIIAPMALTAMFGKSYVIKILDKFGYRQTLMVNTFIIGTLICLLAIPNIHTSLYWFVPIIAVLGFFNSIQFTSMNTISIADLRNFQTSSGNSLISVNQQLAIGFGIAFGLIVLKLYENTDLIEGEIHNAFRYTFLTVGILTIISGLVFRRLHVSDGKNMKSKED is encoded by the coding sequence ATGTCTGAAGTAAGCTCACCCAAAACGTCTATTAAAAAAATACTTCCCCTGATTCTTGCCACTGCGATTTTCATGCAAATGCTGGATTCCACCATTTTGAATACGTCATTACCATCAATTGCAAAAGATTTGCAGGAATCTCCTCTTAATATGCAGAACGCGATTATCAGTTACGTTCTCACTTTAGCGGTTTTCATGCCGGCAAGCGGTTTCTTGGCCGATCGTTTTGGAACGAAGAAAGTCTTTATTTTTTCACTAATACTTTTCAGTCTGGGTTCGTTTTTTTGTGCTATTTCGCAGAACCTTACTCAATTGGTGATCTCACGGGTAATTCAGGGTGTGGGAGGAAGCTTGATGACTCCTGTCGGAAAATTAGCTTTAATTAAAACTTTTGATAAAAATGAACTCTTAAAAGCAATGAATTTTGCCATTATTCCTGCATTAATTGGTCCCGTTTTAGGTCCTTTAGTTGGAGGTTATCTGGTAGATTACTTTTCATGGCATTGGATTTTTTTAATTAATATTCCGTTTGGATTGATAGGGATTATTTTAGGCATAAAATACATGCCCAATTATAAATCTGAGTCGCCGGATTTCGATCTTAAAGGCTTCTTAATCTTTGCAGCAGCTTCTCTCCTACTTTCAATTTCGTTAGAACTTTTTGGAGATATTCAAAATACTACGCCTGTTTTAGTTGTATTTATTTTGGGATTTCTTTTCTTATATTATTACTACAGACATGCAAAAAGAGGTGGAAATCCTATTTTCCCATTAAACCTTTTCCAGGTAAGAACATTCCGCGTAGGGGTTGTAGGGAATTTAGCAACACGATTAGGAATTAGTTCTGTCCCATTATTATTACCCTTAATGATTCAGATCGCATATAAACAATCAGCTGTGACTTCCGGTTGGATTATTGCGCCCATGGCCTTAACCGCGATGTTTGGAAAATCGTATGTCATTAAAATTTTAGATAAATTCGGTTACAGACAAACACTTATGGTTAACACATTTATCATCGGAACATTGATTTGTTTACTGGCCATTCCGAATATTCACACTTCTTTATATTGGTTTGTACCGATTATTGCGGTTTTAGGATTTTTCAATTCAATCCAATTCACTTCGATGAATACAATCTCTATTGCAGATCTGAGAAACTTCCAGACAAGCAGCGGAAATTCATTAATATCAGTCAATCAACAACTTGCCATCGGTTTCGGAATCGCATTTGGTTTAATTGTCTTAAAATTATATGAAAATACAGATTTAATCGAAGGAGAAATTCATAACGCTTTCCGATATACATTTCTTACCGTCGGAATTTTAACCATCATCTCCGGTCTTGTTTTCAGAAGACTTCATGTCTCTGATGGAAAAAACATGAAATCCAAGGAAGATTAA
- a CDS encoding pirin family protein, which yields MATKKGQMVISPKPAHFVGDGFRVHNFIPSVQGLDMKRMDPFIMLDYNSKFHFNGTETPRGVGVHPHRGFETVTIAYQGSVEHHDSAGGGGIIGEGDVQWMTAAKGVLHKEYHETEWSKTGGIFQMVQLWVNLPSVYKMSCPKYQAIKNSEMKKVDLGDNGFIEVIAGEYNGQKGPTFTYSPVHMMNAKLKSGGKAEFNFPANFNTAALVVEGSIIVNGEEKAPTDNLVLFQNEGENFTIEASEDSIILIISGMPLDEPIYPHGPFVMNSKEEIMQAFEDYNLGRFGYLAD from the coding sequence ATGGCAACTAAAAAAGGACAAATGGTAATATCTCCAAAACCTGCACATTTTGTGGGTGACGGTTTTAGGGTGCATAATTTTATTCCGAGTGTACAAGGATTGGATATGAAAAGAATGGATCCTTTCATTATGCTCGATTATAACTCAAAATTTCATTTCAACGGAACAGAAACACCAAGAGGTGTCGGCGTACATCCTCACAGAGGTTTTGAAACCGTAACCATAGCATATCAAGGTAGCGTTGAACATCATGACAGCGCAGGAGGCGGAGGAATTATCGGTGAAGGCGATGTACAATGGATGACTGCCGCAAAAGGTGTTCTTCACAAAGAATACCACGAAACAGAATGGTCAAAAACAGGCGGAATTTTCCAAATGGTTCAGCTTTGGGTAAATCTTCCCTCAGTATATAAAATGAGCTGTCCAAAATACCAGGCTATCAAAAATTCAGAAATGAAAAAGGTAGATCTTGGCGACAACGGATTTATAGAAGTTATTGCCGGAGAATATAACGGTCAGAAAGGTCCTACCTTTACTTACAGTCCGGTTCACATGATGAATGCAAAATTAAAATCAGGAGGAAAAGCTGAGTTCAATTTTCCCGCAAACTTTAATACTGCAGCTTTAGTTGTTGAAGGAAGCATTATTGTAAACGGAGAAGAAAAAGCACCGACCGATAATTTGGTATTATTCCAAAATGAAGGCGAAAATTTCACTATTGAAGCATCTGAAGATTCAATTATATTAATCATAAGCGGAATGCCTCTAGACGAACCAATTTATCCACACGGTCCTTTTGTAATGAATTCAAAAGAGGAAATCATGCAGGCTTTTGAAGATTATAATTTGGGAAGATTTGGGTATTTGGCGGATTAA
- a CDS encoding GLPGLI family protein, whose amino-acid sequence MRKRILLSFLSVFLFCLTFAQTYEIQYISSYNGKVLTDQTPTLVWANEKESFILNNKIREQKSDYPFEITKIEKPSNTIVSYGFLKPNEIISTSDAESVGKQTFEFTNKTKKILGYNCKKAVTKINSNTIEVWYTNDLKIKGGPSTLGQNLGLVLEVERNKNSVITANSIKKVKKTDIETLVKGSINSTDLLGYKDLLWKSRFTTLKVFENETNNFSDQSKSDEQIKRFANGTIILKKIKFPKISEGELIFAELKQQSNGDAYDRTGTVFFIPQDKSQSFFDGLEKGAKTLPLYDNGNGKQYYGITSTENYNPATEMMRFFTAFGTQKFNHLELKGKTWQTITPYRQDITELKPSLSEKELWIGTFIGNYDKGGHKVSLEITIHKSDQTVNKNNTVIPLFNTLNIMEMAGQDYSTMFNNDKGLFVEFTLQKDLKNAKLRYTTTGHGGWENGDEFVPKANSIFLDGKMTFSFVPWRSDCGSYRLYNPASGNFPDGLSSSDLSRSNWCPGTITNPNFIPLGDLKAGKHTIQVKIPQGPTEGTSFSSWNVSGVLLGSQ is encoded by the coding sequence ATGCGCAAAAGAATTTTATTAAGTTTTCTTTCTGTCTTTTTATTTTGTTTGACGTTTGCTCAGACATATGAAATCCAATACATAAGCTCGTATAACGGAAAAGTATTGACTGACCAGACTCCAACATTAGTTTGGGCTAATGAAAAGGAAAGTTTCATTTTAAATAACAAAATCAGAGAACAAAAAAGCGATTATCCTTTTGAAATAACGAAAATTGAAAAACCATCAAACACGATTGTTTCTTATGGATTTTTAAAACCTAACGAAATTATTTCAACTTCTGATGCAGAATCTGTAGGAAAACAGACTTTTGAATTTACGAATAAAACGAAAAAAATTCTTGGCTACAATTGCAAAAAAGCAGTTACAAAAATCAATTCAAACACGATTGAAGTTTGGTATACGAATGATTTAAAAATAAAAGGCGGACCATCAACTTTAGGTCAAAATTTAGGATTGGTGTTGGAAGTTGAGCGAAATAAAAATTCCGTCATAACAGCCAATTCAATTAAAAAAGTTAAGAAAACTGATATTGAAACTTTAGTAAAAGGTTCTATAAATTCTACAGACTTATTAGGCTATAAAGATCTTCTTTGGAAAAGCAGATTCACAACGTTAAAAGTTTTTGAAAATGAAACTAATAATTTTTCTGATCAATCAAAATCAGATGAACAAATAAAAAGATTCGCCAACGGAACAATTATACTTAAAAAAATTAAGTTTCCTAAAATCTCAGAAGGTGAACTTATTTTTGCTGAACTTAAGCAACAATCTAACGGTGATGCTTACGATAGAACGGGAACAGTTTTCTTTATTCCGCAGGATAAATCACAATCTTTTTTTGATGGATTAGAAAAAGGTGCAAAAACACTCCCTCTTTACGACAATGGTAATGGAAAACAGTATTACGGAATAACTTCAACCGAAAATTATAATCCTGCAACGGAAATGATGAGATTTTTCACCGCTTTCGGTACTCAAAAATTTAATCATCTTGAATTAAAAGGTAAAACTTGGCAAACGATCACACCTTACCGTCAGGATATTACCGAACTGAAACCTTCTCTTTCCGAAAAAGAGCTTTGGATCGGTACATTTATCGGTAACTACGACAAAGGTGGCCACAAAGTGAGCTTAGAAATAACAATTCATAAAAGTGATCAGACGGTGAATAAAAATAATACGGTGATTCCACTTTTCAATACACTCAACATTATGGAAATGGCCGGACAGGACTATTCTACGATGTTTAATAACGACAAAGGACTTTTTGTTGAATTTACGTTACAAAAAGATCTGAAAAATGCGAAGTTGAGATATACAACTACGGGCCACGGCGGCTGGGAAAACGGAGACGAATTCGTTCCTAAAGCTAATTCTATCTTTCTAGACGGGAAAATGACATTTTCATTCGTTCCATGGAGGTCAGACTGCGGATCTTACCGTTTGTATAATCCTGCATCAGGAAATTTCCCGGACGGACTTTCATCATCAGACTTAAGCAGATCAAACTGGTGCCCGGGAACGATTACCAATCCAAACTTCATTCCTCTTGGAGATCTAAAAGCAGGAAAGCATACCATTCAGGTAAAAATTCCTCAAGGACCAACGGAAGGAACAAGTTTCAGCTCGTGGAATGTATCCGGAGTTTTACTAGGTTCCCAATAA
- a CDS encoding sulfate/molybdate ABC transporter ATP-binding protein: protein MLLEINNLHFSHTKDKPLFQNLNIKFEEGKIIALAGESGCGKSTLLNLIYGLLDWESGDIIFNGTKLFGPKGNLVPGEAEMKFVAQNFDLMPYSTVADNVGKFISNIDLKKKKETVTELLEVVGLEEFANILPKYLSGGQQQRVAIARALSVLPKLLILDEPFSNLDFPRKIELREKLFRYVKEHTISLIISTHELQDIIPWLDQIVILQDGRLIQNESPEETYKNPYNSYVAKLFGEVNIFSEKEISDLKISKFSYYPHEITVSENGFEAEVLESRFAGNHYWNKLKMKDKELVVYTDKKLENPVTISFE from the coding sequence ATGCTATTAGAAATAAACAATTTACACTTCTCACACACCAAAGATAAACCGCTGTTTCAGAACCTCAACATTAAGTTTGAAGAGGGTAAGATCATCGCATTGGCGGGGGAAAGCGGTTGTGGAAAATCTACATTATTAAACTTAATTTACGGACTTCTCGACTGGGAAAGCGGCGATATTATTTTTAACGGAACCAAACTTTTCGGACCAAAGGGAAACTTAGTTCCGGGTGAAGCTGAAATGAAATTTGTAGCTCAGAATTTTGACCTGATGCCCTATTCTACCGTAGCTGATAATGTGGGAAAATTTATTTCTAATATCGATCTGAAAAAGAAAAAAGAAACCGTAACCGAACTTCTTGAAGTGGTTGGATTGGAAGAATTTGCCAATATTTTACCTAAATATCTGAGTGGTGGACAACAGCAGAGAGTTGCCATTGCAAGAGCATTATCGGTACTTCCGAAGCTTTTAATTTTAGACGAACCTTTCAGTAATCTGGATTTTCCGAGAAAGATTGAACTTCGTGAAAAACTTTTCAGATATGTGAAAGAACATACTATTTCTTTAATCATTTCTACTCACGAATTACAGGATATTATACCTTGGCTTGACCAGATCGTTATTCTTCAGGATGGAAGATTAATTCAGAATGAAAGTCCCGAAGAAACATATAAAAATCCTTATAATTCCTATGTTGCAAAGCTTTTTGGAGAAGTGAATATTTTCAGTGAAAAAGAGATTTCAGATTTAAAAATTTCTAAATTTTCTTATTATCCGCATGAAATTACGGTTTCAGAAAATGGTTTTGAAGCGGAAGTTTTAGAAAGCAGATTTGCAGGAAATCATTATTGGAATAAGCTGAAAATGAAGGATAAAGAGCTTGTTGTTTACACTGATAAAAAGCTGGAAAATCCGGTTACTATTTCTTTTGAGTAA
- a CDS encoding zinc ribbon domain-containing protein YjdM, whose amino-acid sequence MSDTVLCPKCGSEFTYPSDNMTVCSQCFYEWNAEEAASEASNEGKILDANGNELQDGDSVVVVKDLPVKGAPKPVKAGTKVKNIRLRPDSDHNIDCKIDGFGSMALKSEFVKKA is encoded by the coding sequence ATGAGTGATACTGTACTTTGCCCGAAATGTGGTTCCGAATTTACTTATCCAAGCGATAACATGACGGTTTGTTCTCAATGTTTCTATGAGTGGAATGCCGAAGAAGCAGCTTCTGAAGCTTCAAACGAAGGAAAAATCCTTGATGCTAACGGAAATGAGCTGCAAGACGGTGATTCTGTAGTTGTAGTTAAAGATCTTCCTGTAAAAGGAGCTCCAAAACCGGTAAAAGCAGGAACTAAAGTGAAAAATATTCGTTTAAGACCAGACAGCGACCATAATATTGATTGTAAAATTGATGGTTTCGGTTCTATGGCTTTGAAATCTGAATTTGTAAAGAAAGCGTAA